In a genomic window of Mercenaria mercenaria strain notata chromosome 19, MADL_Memer_1, whole genome shotgun sequence:
- the LOC128551105 gene encoding neurotrophin receptor-interacting factor homolog, with the protein MQDLEVFKQIPGYKAILKAVLKNQIQSLVLQLAQQTGEESVLITASLEEGTLSQLGSEFGKTFLEGHDEIKSQFLGFCLKRNQIQKQTKEFQESKPRKSWSARRPQVTLPTVARRSQPYPVSMTTAMSRSAKQKVAGTDRCRRKQNKTVKTEATVPYPTSASEDYIITNNLPTNLQVTSFPSQGQGHVSENQSPSQVLPVPPLKNEPVYVNNLMVKKDSAGSLYNEDSFDSLNNNENQSTQSSITDGVCGETDTSDVATEELADITEEIVAGQVDGTEDLKQNGLEQISADEEALAEYLEGTSEGQTEQGQGQSENEQTFAEEEMESDIGMVHVQSVTSLRKDSVSRKGSASRKPKLKLFNQNKVSDMQKSLKERKAELENYLNLENTDRPYPCNLCPKRFKERHHLVYHLRTHSGHRPYVCSICNKGFTQSSSLNTHKKLHLKDMSCEFCGQVFRKISLLQNHMCKALGGDNIQI; encoded by the exons ATGCAGGATCTTGAGGTGTTTAAACAGATTCCTGGATACAAGGCCATTTTAAAGGCGGTGCTCAAAAATCAGATCCAGTCACTG GTGCTGCAGTTAGCCCAGCAGACAGGAGAGGAATCTGTGTTGATCACAGCCTCACTGGAAGAAGGGACTTTGTCTCAACTTGGGTCTGAATTTGGCAAGACATTTCTCGAAGGTCATGATGAAATCAAGTCACAGTTCCTGGGATTTTGTCTCAAAA GAAATCAGATCCAGAAACAGACGAAAGAGTTTCAAGAATCAAAACCAAGAAAGAGTTGGTCAGCCCggagaccccaggtgacccttcCCACTGTTGCTAGGAGATCACAACCGTATCCTGTCTCCATGACAACAGCTATGTCAAGGTCAGCCAAACAGAAAGTAGCTGGAACAGATCGTTGTCGCCGAAAACAGAATAAGACAGTTAAAACAGAGGCAACAGTCCCATATCCTACATCAGCCAGTGAAGATTATATCATAACAAACAACTTACCCACCAATCTTCAGGTGACATCATTTCCCTCCCAAGGTCAGGGTCATGTGTCTGAAAATCAAAGTCCATCTCAAGTTTTACCTGTTCCACCTTTAAAAAATGAACCAGTTTATGTGAACAATCTGATGGTAAAAAAAGACAGCGCTGGATCCCTTTACAATGAGGATTCTTTCGACTCGTTGAATAACAATGAAAATCAAAGTACACAAAGTAGCATTACAGATGGTGTATGTGGCGAGACTGATACTTCAGATGTTGCCACTGAAGAGCTGGCAGATATTACAGAGGAGATAGTGGCAGGGCAAGTTGATGGGACAGAAGATCTCAAACAAAATGGACTTGAGCAGATCTCAG CTGATGAGGAAGCCCTTGCTGAATACCTGGAAGGGACAAGTGAAGGTCAGACagaacaaggtcaaggtcagtctgAGAATGAGCAGACATTTGCAGAAGAAGAGATGGAGAGTGACATTGGAATGGTACATGTTCAGAGTGTAACATCTCTGAGGAAAGACTCTGTATCTAGGAAAGGCTCTGCATCTAGAAAACCTAAATTGAAACTGTTCAATCAAAACAAGGTGTCTGACATGCAAAAGAGTTTGAAAGAACGAAAAGCTGAACTGGAAAATTACTTGAATCTTGAAAACACGGACAGACCGTATCCTTGTAACTTATGTCCAAAGCGGTTCAAGGAGCGCCACCATCTTGTTTATCATCTGAGAACACACAGTGGACACAGACCATATGTATGCAGTATATGCAATAAAGGGTTTACACAGTCGAGTTCACTCAACACACATAAAAAGTTACACCTCAAGGATATGTCTTGTGAGTTCTGTGGCCAGGTTTTCAGGAAAATATCTCTCTTACAGAATCATATGTGTAAAGCATTGGGAGGTgataatattcaaatttga